A window of the Miscanthus floridulus cultivar M001 chromosome 14, ASM1932011v1, whole genome shotgun sequence genome harbors these coding sequences:
- the LOC136505558 gene encoding protein NUCLEAR FUSION DEFECTIVE 4-like, whose translation MATATAFAAQVLRGRWFMAYGSFLIMSAAGATYIFAIYSKDIKSTLGYTQEQLNTVGFFKDVGANVGIHAGLIAELAPPWLVLAVGAAMNLGGYLMLYLSVTGRVRPAPPLWLVCLYIAVGANSQAFANTGALVNCVKNFPESRGVMLGLLKGFVGLSGAVFTQLYLAFYGPGGGGDTRPLILLVGWLPAAVSVAFLGTIRIIRAPRSPVAVRREYRAFCTFLYLSLALAAYLLVAIVLQKRFHFTRAEYGVSAAVVLSMLLLPGFATVLREEAALSKNTPDEAQAESSPELSPEVTVDAKQPPAPPPATSMAGQRLLISLRPPPLGEDYTILQALVSVDMLLLFTATVFGVGGTLTAINNMGQIGESLGYPRRSVATFVSLISIWNYLGRVTAGFASEALLSQHRLPRPLILAGVLLLTVPGHLLIAFGVPGSLYVASVVIGFCFGGAQPLILACVSELFGLRYYSTLYNFCGTASPLASYVLNVRVAGRMYDREAARQGKGVTCIGVRCYRESFLVITAVTVAAAAVTLALAWRTREFYAGDIYAKFKAGRTCSGGGGANAIAGEG comes from the coding sequence ATGGCCACAGCGACGGCGTTCGCGGCGCAGGTGCTGCGCGGGCGGTGGTTCATGGCGTACGGCTCCTTCCTCATCATGTCGGCCGCCGGCGCCACCTACATCTTCGCCATCTACTCCAAGGACATCAAGTCGACGCTGGGTTACACGCAGGAGCAACTCAACACCGTGGGATTCTTCAAGGACGTGGGCGCCAACGTCGGCATCCACGCCGGCCTCATCGCCGAGCTCGCCCCGCCCTGGCTCGTCCTCGCCGTCGGCGCCGCCATGAACCTCGGCGGCTACCTCATGCTCTACCTCTCCGTCACGGGCCGCGTCCGCCCGGCCCCGCCGCTCTGGCTCGTCTGCCTCTACATCGCTGTCGGTGCCAACTCCCAGGCCTTCGCCAACACCGGCGCGCTCGTCAACTGCGTCAAGAACTTCCCCGAGAGCCGGGGCGTCATGCTCGGCCTCCTCAAGGGCTTCGTCGGCCTCAGCGGCGCCGTCTTCACCCAGCTCTACCTCGCCTTCTACGGCCCCGGAGGCGGCGGCGACACCAGGCCGCTCATCCTCCTCGTCGGATGGCTCCCCGCCGCCGTCTCCGTCGCCTTCCTCGGCACCATCCGGATCATACGCGCGCCGCGCTCGCCCGTCGCGGTACGCCGGGAGTACCGCGCCTTCTGCACCTTCCTCTACTTGTCGCTCGCGCTCGCCGCCTACCTCCTGGTCGCCATCGTCCTGCAGAAGCGGTTCCATTTCACGCGGGCAGAGTACGGCGTCAGCGCCGCCGTCGTGCTGTCCATGCTCCTCCTCCCTGGCTTCGCCACCGTCCTGCGCGAGGAGGCTGCTCTGTCCAAGAACACGCCCGACGAAGCGCAGGCAGAGTCATCGCCGGAGTTGTCCCCGGAGGTCACTGTAGACGCGAAGCAGCCGCCGGCACCCCCGCCCGCGACGTCGATGGCGGGTCAAAGGTTGCTGATTTCGCTTCGTCCGCCGCCGCTCGGCGAGGACTACACGATCCTGCAGGCGCTGGTGAGCGTGGACATGCTGCTGCTGTTCACGGCGACGGTGTTCGGCGTGGGCGGCACGCTGACGGCCATCAACAACATGGGCCAGATCGGCGAGTCGCTGGGGTACCCGCGGCGGAGCGTCGCCACCTTCGTCTCCCTCATCAGCATCTGGAACTACCTCGGCCGCGTCACCGCTGGGTTCGCCTCGGAGGCCCTTCTGTCCCAGCACCGCCTCCCGCGGCCGCTCATCCTGGCCGGCGTGCTCCTGCTCACCGTGCCGGGCCACCTGCTCATCGCGTTCGGCGTGCCCGGGTCGCTGTACGTGGCGTCGGTGGTGATCGGGTTCTGCTTCGGCGGCGCGCAGCCGCTCATCCTCGCCTGCGTGTCGGAGCTATTCGGGCTCAGGTACTACTCCACCTTGTACAACTTCTGCGGCACGGCTAGCCCCCTGGCGTCGTACGTCCTCAACGTCCGCGTCGCCGGCCGCATGTACGACCGCGAGGCGGCGCGGCAGGGGAAGGGGGTCACGTGCATTGGCGTCCGGTGCTACAGGGAGTCCTTCTTGGTCATCACGGCGGTCACCGTGGCCGCGGCCGCGGTGACGCTGGCGCTCGCATGGAGGACTCGGGAGTTCTACGCGGGAGACATCTACGCCAAGTTCAAGGCGGGACGAActtgtagtggtggtggtggtgctaatGCCATTGCTGGTGAAGGCTAA
- the LOC136504031 gene encoding protein NUCLEAR FUSION DEFECTIVE 4-like yields the protein ILQALVSVDRLLLFTATVFGVGGTLTAIDNMGQIGESLGYPQRSVATFVSLISIWNYLGRVTAGFASEALLSRHRIPRPLLVAGVLLLTVPGHLLIAFGVPGSLYAASVLVGFCFGAAYPMILAIISELFGLRYYSTLYNVGNVASPVGSYILNVRVAGRMYDREAARQGAIVVPGNAGGVTCVGKRCYRESFLVVAAVTVGAAAVALALAWRTRAFYAGDIYARFKEGATGTGAS from the coding sequence ATCCTGCAGGCGCTGGTGAGCGTGGACAGGCTGCTGCTGTTCACGGCGACGGTGTTCGGGGTGGGCGGCACGCTGACGGCCATCGACAACATGGGCCAGATCGGGGAGTCGCTGGGTTACCCGCAGCGGAGCGTGGCCACCTTCGTCTCCCTCATCAGCATCTGGAACTACCTGGGCCGCGTCACCGCGGGGTTCGCCTCGGAGGCGCTGCTGTCCCGGCACCGCATCCCGCGGCCGCTGCTGGTGGCCGGCGTGCTGCTCCTCACGGTCCCAGGCCACCTGCTCATCGCGTTCGGCGTGCCCGGGTCGCTGTACGCGGCGTCGGTGCTGGTGGGGTTCTGCTTCGGCGCCGCGTACCCGATGATCCTGGCCATCATCTCCGAGCTCTTCGGGCTCAGGTACTACTCCACGCTCTACAACGTCGGCAACGTGGCCAGCCCCGTGGGCTCCTACATCCTCAACGTCCGCGTCGCCGGCCGGATGTACGACCGAGAGGCCGCGCGGCAGGGCGCCATCGTCGTGCCCGGGAACGCCGGCGGCGTCACGTGCGTCGGCAAGCGCTGCTACAGGGAGTCGTTCCTGGTCGTCGCGGCGGTCACCGTGGGCGCCGCGGCGGTTGCGCTGGCGCTGGCGTGGAGGACGCGGGCGTTCTACGCGGGGGACATCTACGCGAGGTTCAAGGAGGGGGCCACTGGCACGGGAGCGAGTTGA